A genomic segment from Hippoglossus stenolepis isolate QCI-W04-F060 chromosome 3, HSTE1.2, whole genome shotgun sequence encodes:
- the dtx3l2.3 gene encoding uncharacterized protein dtx3l2.3, whose amino-acid sequence MAAADTEESMEIGEEDEGGFVKLPTPADVVMMTESQSKDEVQVVLPIKWEEGFTSKKYKTELTKALQTWANNNKIAGKLEVEDASDYKATIKINDASVLTKLREAAGQTLSNRGRKIVTLLSMSPPETQEPENAPMNLPSPSVPDPQHEPGQQQGQRELSSPVADSAAGEETYTCKIPFAFYLYMNHIHKEKIDRIEAENGVKIAAEVTVKIEPGKENGDRRKALSEFRNLVQTFHTEYDGFSIPLEVMARDAINKSLNTTVQKTSTSTKPSVGEPTQSSYETPQAIGMSINDPLVYAGLDIEESVWRQMTASFNDQVAKLKAKFNVDFKEADIGQGQVNIKARSRRSGQNKSMESHAVRALLRLYQRIGTSPQVLTKCYGVSGFNSSLKTNDYQPEGASGGAVSNGPPGYSRGNTEEPTGGTVAVREEDATCPICMDKFKDKIKLKCTHELCKGCLQTLKMKTGPICPVCRDVFDVVEGNQPSGKMSWKTWGSSLDGFPHCATIVISYDIPGGKQTKRHPNPGQHYSGIQRDAYLPDNDEGREVLQLLARAFEQKLIFTVGMSRTTGLENQVTWNDIHHKTSRSGGPDSFGYPDPGYLSRVREELKAKGIK is encoded by the exons ATGGCAGCCGCGGACACTGAGGAGTCTATGGAGATA GGTGAAGAAGACGAGGGGGGCTTTGTGAAACTTCCTACACCTGCTGATGTG GTGATGATGACTGAATCACAGAGCAAAGATGAAGTTCAAGTCGTTCTCCCCATCAAGTGGGAGGAGGGTTTTACATCCAAAAAATATAAAACGGAACTGACCAAAGCTCTTCAGACTTGGGCCAACAATAACAAGATTGCCGGGAAATTGGAGGTTGAAGATGCCTCTGACTATAAAGCTACGATAAAGATAAATGATGCTTCAG TCCTGACAAAGCTGCGTGAAGCGGCGGGACAAACGCTGAGCAACAGAGGCAGGAAAATAGTCACTCTACTGTCAATGAGTCCTCCAGAGACACAAGAACCAGAAAATGCTCCAATGAACCTCCCTTCACCATCGGTGCCAGACCCAcaacat GAGCCAGGGCAACAGCAGGGACAAAGGGAGTTAAGCAGCCCAGTGGCAGATTCTGCAGCTGGAGAGGAGACATACACTTGTAAAATCCCATTTGCCTTTTACTTATATATGAACCACATCCACAAGGAGAAAATCGATCGTATAGAGGCAGAGAATGGAGTCAAAATTGCGGCAGAAGTGACGGTAAAAATTGAACCAGGCAAGGAGAACGGAGACCGACGCAAAGCTCTCTCTGAGTTCAGAAACCTCGTCCAGACATTCCACACTGAATACGACGGCTTTAGCATCCCTCTCGAGGTAATGGCTCGGGATGCCATCAACAAGTCTCTCAATACTACAGTACAGAAAACCTCAACTTCCACCAAACCTTCTGTTGGAGAGCCTACACAGTCGTCTTATGAGACACCACAGGCGATTGGCATGAGTATCAACGACCCTCTTGTCTACGCAGGACTAGACATTGAGGAGAGCGTCTGGAGGCAGATGACCGCCTCCTTCAATGATCAAGTAGCTAAGCTGAAAGCTAAGTTTAATGTGGACTTTAAAGAAGCAGACATCGGTCAAGGACAAGTGAACATCAAAGCTCGCTCCAGAAGATctggacaaaacaaatcaatggagAGCCATGCTGTCAGGGCTCTCCTTCGTCTGTACCAGAGGATCGGCACATCACCCCAGGTGTTGACCAAATGCTACGGTGTCAGTGGATTCAACAGCTCTCTCAAGACAAATGATTATCAGCCAGAGGGGGCGTCCGGCGGAGCTGTATCGAATGGGCCGCCAGGATACAGCAGGGGCAACACTGAAGAACCCACAGGAGGGACAGTGGCTGTAAGAGAAGAAGACGCAACCTGCCCCATATGCATGGATAAGTTCAAAGATAAGATCAAGCTGAAGTGTACACATGAGCTTTGTAAGGGATGCCTGCAAACATTAAAGATGAAGACAGGGCCAATCTGTCCTGTGTGTAGAGATGTCTTTGATGTGGTAGAGGGAAACCAACCGTCTGGTAAAATGTCCTGGAAGACCTGGGGGTCATCCCTCGATGGATTCCCACACTGTGCCACTATAGTCATCTCCTATGATATTCCAGGTGGAAAACAGACG AAAAGACATCCCAATCCTGGACAACATTACTCTGGTATTCAAAGAGACGCATATCTGCCGGACAACGATGAAGGCAGAGAAGTGCTGCAGCTGTTGGCTCGAGCATTTGAGCAGAAGCTCATTTTCACTGTGGGGATGTCCAGAACTACCGGGTTGGAGAACCAGGTGACCTGGAACGACATTCACCACAAAACCTCCCGATCAGGAGGACCAGATAG TTTTGGTTATCCTGATCCTGGTTACctgagcagagtgagagaggagctgaaggCTAAAGGCATCAAGTGA